In Ascaphus truei isolate aAscTru1 chromosome 5, aAscTru1.hap1, whole genome shotgun sequence, one genomic interval encodes:
- the LOC142494368 gene encoding uncharacterized protein LOC142494368 yields the protein MLLLYIVAPEGHVSPEREQVSSPGSASSTHLEEHDEEDYDDDDDDDDDDDDDDAAAAAIDTQIQASDHEEVPIETVLPPKRPANTTYDAIVASEGKIVEAENRRHSDLMTVLERMIALQEETVSQLAHLHRVFIEVPKQLQKINTPFEALVVQQTQANYWRMTNVPQFNTSQAGSVHAGQFSPHSSDIHSPGPNVTGQVADIAVQVPDDILPLPSVQIQQQTPTKEATKTKQDTHETDQPSLVQCLPTCSHVSVGTSPVREQSLPKSPVGESLPKSPVGESLPKSPVGESLPKSPVGESLPKSPVGESLPKSPVGESLATSPVGESLATSPVGEQSLPKSPVGESLPKSPVGESLATSPAREVPEATQSGSVVPKVGGKRKRKIQETTSRPVTRSQKEQKK from the exons atgttattgttatatatagttgcccctgaaggacatgtgtcacctgagagggaacaagtgtcttcacctgggtcagccagctcaacacacctagaag aacatgatgaagaggattatgatgatgatgatgatgatgatgatgatgatgatgatgatgatgccgccgccgccgccatagacacacaaatacaagcaagtgaccatgaagaggttccaattgaaactgttttaccgccaaaacgtccagcaaataccacatatgatgcaattgtagcttctgagggaaaaattgtggaagcagaaaatcgtcgccattctgacctgatgacagtgctggaaaggatgattgcactgcaggaagaaacagtttcacaattggcacatctccacagagtcttcattgaagtgcctaaacagttgcaaaaaatcaacaccccattcgaagcattagttgttcagcaaacacaagctaattactggagaatgactaatgtaccacaattcaacacctcacaggcaggatctgttcatgcaggtcagttttcaccacattcatctgatattcattcaccaggcccaaatgttaccggtcaagtagcagacattgctgtgcaggttcctgatgacatcctaccgctgccatctgtacaaattcagcagcagacacctacaaaggaggcgacaaaaacaaaacaagacacacatgaaacagaccaaccatcacttgtgcagtgtctaccaacttgctcacatgtgtcagtgggcacaagccctgtccgtgaacagtcactacccaaaagccctgtaggtgagtcactgcccaaaagccctgtaggtgaatcgctgcccaaaagccctgtaggtgaatcgctgcccaaaagccctgtaggtgaatcgctgcccaaaagccctgtaggtgaatcactgcccaaaagccctgtaggtgagtcactggccacaagccctgtaggtgagtcactggccacaagccctgtaggtgaacagtcactacccaaaagccctgtaggtgagtcactgcccaaaagccctgtaggtgagtcactggccacaagccctgcccgtgaagtgccagaggccactcaaagtggctctgttgtgcctaaagttggtggcaaaagaaaaaggaaaattcaagagacaacaagcaggcctgttactcgctcgcaaaaggaacaaaaaaaataa